In Pyrus communis chromosome 1, drPyrComm1.1, whole genome shotgun sequence, the following are encoded in one genomic region:
- the LOC137734297 gene encoding bifunctional aspartate aminotransferase and glutamate/aspartate-prephenate aminotransferase-like, translating into MAAFSLQTSSSSSSSSSGIARLSFETRIPGSNLGADPKSVYFPCQPRVLPLKHQCNSQSKSRGGVVMAVAVSGNDQSQVEVDVSLSPRVNSVKPSKTVAITDQATALVQAGVPVIRLAAGEPDFDTPSVIAEAGINAIREGFTRYTPNAGTLELRQAICHKLKEENGITYTPDQIVVSNGAKQSIVQAVLAVCSPGDEVIIPAPFWVSYPEMARMADATPVILPTSISNDFLLDPKLLESKLTEKSRLLILCSPSNPTGSVYPKSLLQEIAKIVAKHPRLLVISDEIYEHIIYAPATHTSFASLPGMWERTLTINGFSKAFAMTGWRLGYIAGPKHFVTACGKLQSQFTSGASSISQKAGVAALGLGYAGGEAVATMVKAFRERRDFLVKSFGELSGVRISEPRGAFYLFIDFSAYYGMEAKGFGKIENSESLCRYLLDKGQVALVPGDAFGDDTCIRISYAASLPTLQAAVERIKKALVELKPSVGV; encoded by the exons ATGGCCGCCTTTTCCCTCcaaacctcctcctcctcctcctcctcctcctccggcaTTGCCCGTCTCAGTTTCGAAACCCGCATCCCCGGATCCAATTTGGGTGCAGACCCGAAATCCGTTTATTTTCCTTGTCAGCCTCGTGTGCTTCCTCTTAAGCATCAATGCAACAGTCAGAGTAAATCAAGAGGAGGAGTGGTGATGGCAGTGGCAGTGAGTGGGAATGACCAGAGCCAAGTGGAAGTTGACGTTTCTCTGAGCCCACGAGTCAACTCCGTCAAGCCTTCCAAGACTGTTGCCATTACTGACCAGGCCACGGCTCTCGTGCAAGCCGGAGTGCCCGTCATTCGATTGGCTGCCGGTGAACCTGATTTCGATACCCCTTCCGTCATAGCTGAG gcCGGTATTAATGCGATTCGTGAAGGATTCACGAGGTACACACCAAATGCAGGAACTTTGGAGCTGCGCCAAGCAATTTGTCATAAGCTCAAAG AGGAGAATGGGATCACTTACACACCGGATCAGATCGTAGTTAGCAATGGAGCCAAGCAGAGCATTGTTCAAGCTGTGCTTGCAGTTTGTTCCCCAGGAGACGAG GTTATAATTCCAGCTCCATTTTGGGTGAGTTATCCTGAAATGGCAAGGATGGCCGATGCAACTCCTGTGATTCTTCCAACAAGCATCTCCAATGATTTTCTCTTGGATCCAAAACTTCTCGAATCCAAACTCACGGAGAAGTCAAGACTGTTGATTCTTTGTTCTCCATCCAACCCCACAGGGTCTGTTTACCCCAAGAGTTTGCTTCAAGAGATTGCTAAGATTGTAGCAAAGCATCCCAGGCTTTTG GTTATTTCTGATGAAATATATGAACACATAATTTACGCACCGGCAACTCACACAAGCTTTGCATCCTTGCCAGGCATGTGGGAGAGGACTCTGACAATCAATGGGTTTTCCAAG GCTTTTGCAATGACTGGTTGGCGACTTGGATATATTGCCGGGCCTAAACACTTTGTTACGGCATGTGGAAAGCTCCAGAGTCAG TTCACCTCAGGTGCCAGTAGTATATCACAGAAAGCAGGAGTTGCCGCCTTAGGTCTCGGTTATGCTGGTGGAGAGGCAGTTGCTACTATGGTTAAAGCATTCAGGGAGCGACGGGATTTCTTGGTCAAAAGCTTTGGCGAACTTTCAGGTGTCAGGATTTCAGAACCCAGG GGAGCTTTCTATCTCTTCATAGATTTCAGTGCTTACTATGGAATGGAGGCTAAGGGATTTGGTAAAATTGAGAATTCAGAGTCCTTATGCCGTTACCTACTTGACAAGGGCCAG GTTGCACTAGTACCAGGAGATGCGTTTGGAGATGATACGTGCATACGAATCTCCTATGCAGCATCCCTTCCCACCCTGCAGGCAGCTGTGGAGAGAATTAAGAAAGCACTTGTTGAACTAAAGCCCTCAGTCGGTGTTTAA
- the LOC137739645 gene encoding bifunctional aspartate aminotransferase and glutamate/aspartate-prephenate aminotransferase-like, with translation MAAFSLQTSSSSIARLSFETRIPGSNLGADPKSVYFPCQPRVLPLKHRCNSQSKSRGGVVMAAAASGNDQSQVEVDVSLSPRVNSVKPSKTVAITDQATALVQAGVPVIRLAAGEPDFDTPSVIAEAGINAIREGFTRYTPNAGTLELRQAICHKLKEENGITYTPDQIVVSNGAKQSIVQAVLAVCSPGDEVIIPAPFWVSYTEMAGMADATPVILPTSISNDFLLDPKLLESKLTEKSRLLILCSPSNPTGSVYPKSLLQEIAKIVAKHPRLLVISDEIYEHIIYAPATHTSFASLPGMWERTLTINGFSKVFAMTGWRLGYIAGPKHFVTACGKLQSQFTSGASSISQKAGVAALGLGYAGGEAVATMVKAFRERRDFLVKSFGELLGVRISEPRGAFYLFIDFSAYYGMEAKGFGKIENSESLCRYLLDKGQVALVPGDAFGDDTCIRISYAASLPTLQAAVERIKKALVELKPSVGV, from the exons ATGGCCGCCTTTTCCCTCcaaacctcctcctcctccattgcccgTCTCAGTTTCGAAACCCGCATCCCCGGATCCAATTTGGGTGCAGACCCGAAATCCGTTTATTTTCCTTGTCAGCCTCGTGTGCTTCCTCTTAAGCATCGCTGCAACAGTCAGAGTAAATCAAGAGGAGGAGTGGTGATGGCAGCGGCAGCGAGTGGGAATGACCAGAGCCAAGTGGAAGTTGACGTTTCTCTGAGCCCACGAGTCAACTCCGTCAAGCCTTCCAAGACTGTTGCCATTACCGACCAGGCCACGGCTCTCGTGCAAGCCGGAGTGCCCGTCATTCGATTGGCTGCCGGTGAACCTGATTTCGATACCCCTTCCGTCATAGCTGAG gcCGGTATTAATGCGATTCGTGAAGGATTCACGAGGTACACACCAAATGCAGGAACTTTGGAGCTGCGCCAAGCAATTTGTCATAAGCTCAAAG AGGAGAATGGGATCACTTACACACCGGATCAGATCGTAGTTAGCAATGGAGCCAAGCAGAGCATCGTTCAAGCTGTGCTTGCAGTTTGTTCCCCAGGAGACGAG GTTATAATTCCAGCTCCATTTTGGGTGAGTTACACTGAAATGGCAGGGATGGCTGATGCAACTCCTGTGATTCTTCCAACGAGCATCTCCAATGATTTTCTCTTGGATCCAAAACTTCTCGAATCCAAACTCACGGAGAAGTCAAGACTGTTGATTCTTTGTTCTCCATCCAACCCCACAGGGTCTGTTTACCCCAAGAGTTTGCTTCAAGAGATTGCTAAGATTGTAGCAAAGCATCCCAGGCTTTTG GTTATTTCTGATGAAATATATGAACACATAATTTACGCACCGGCAACTCACACAAGCTTTGCATCCTTGCCAGGCATGTGGGAGAGGACTCTGACAATCAATGGGTTTTCCAAG GTTTTTGCAATGACTGGTTGGCGACTTGGATATATTGCCGGGCCTAAACACTTTGTTACGGCATGTGGAAAGCTCCAGAGTCAG TTCACCTCAGGTGCCAGTAGTATATCACAGAAAGCAGGAGTTGCCGCCTTAGGTCTCGGTTATGCTGGTGGAGAGGCAGTTGCTACTATGGTTAAAGCATTCAGGGAGCGACGGGATTTCTTGGTCAAAAGCTTTGGCGAACTTTTAGGTGTCAGGATTTCAGAACCCAGG GGAGCTTTCTATCTCTTCATAGATTTCAGTGCTTACTATGGAATGGAGGCTAAGGGATTTGGTAAAATTGAGAATTCAGAGTCCTTATGCCGTTACCTACTTGACAAGGGCCAG GTTGCACTAGTACCAGGAGATGCGTTTGGAGATGATACGTGCATACGAATCTCCTATGCAGCATCCCTTCCCACCCTGCAGGCAGCTGTGGAGAGAATTAAGAAAGCACTTGTTGAACTAAAGCCCTCAGTCGGTGTTTAA
- the LOC137731875 gene encoding protein NEN4-like, producing MDASTPSFKQGTTEIVFFDIETNVPNRAGQRFWVLEFGAIVVCPQKLVELESYSTLIRPGDLSAVALRSGRSEGITQETVVDAPLFEEVADKIFSMLNGRVWAGHNIRRFDCVRIKEAFAEIGRPAPQPVGMIDSLGVLTGKFGRRAGNMKMATLASYFNLGQQKHRSLEDVRMNLEVLKNCATVLFLEASLPGVLNGNWPGSSTITTRSRSSGKLPCREETSRKSPTTTASIGSHRAVPYASRGSLAKMTERVKNLLCRAQGNQPLNNILKHSHSLLR from the exons ATGGATGCTTCTACGCCATCATTCAAACAAGGCACAACAGAGATTGTGTTCTTTGACATAGAAACAAATGTACCCAATAGAGCCGGACAAAGGTTCTGGGTTTTAGAGTTTGGTGCAATTGTAGTTTGCCCTCAGAAGCTTGTTGAGCTGGAAAGTTATAGCACGCTCATTAGGCCGGGGGACTTGTCTGCTGTGGCATTGAGGTCTGGCCGGTCCGAGGGGATCACACAGGAAACTGTTGTAGATGCACCCTTGTTTGAGGAAGTTGCCGATAAGATATTCAGCATGTTGAATGGCAGGGTGTGGGCAGGCCACAATATTCGAAGATTCGATTGTGTTAGGATTAAGGAGGCCTTTGCAGAGATCGGTAGGCCTGCACCTCAGCCAGTTGGGATGATTGATTCTTTAGGTGTGTTAACTGGTAAGTTTGGAAGAAGAGCTGGAAATATGAAG ATGGCAACATTGGCATCATACTTCAATCTTGGGCAGCAAAAGCACAG GAGCCTTGAAGACGTAAGGATGAACCTGGAGGTCCTCAAGAACTGTGCAACCGTGCTCTTTTTG GAAGCGAGCCTCCCCGGTGTATTAAATGGAAACTGGCCTGGCTCTTCAACGATCACAACGCGGAGTAGAAGTAGCGGGAAATTGCCATGCAGAGAAGAAACTAGCCGCAAGTCTCCAACAACTACTGCTTCTATTGGTTCTCATAGAGCTGTTCCATATGCCTCAAGGGGGAGCTTGGCAAAG ATGACAGAAAGGGTAAAGAATCTGTTGTGTAGAGCCCAAGGAAATCAGCCTCTTAACAACATCCTCAAGCATTCTCATTCCCTACTACGGTGA